A single genomic interval of Hafnia alvei harbors:
- the nuoG gene encoding NADH-quinone oxidoreductase subunit NuoG: MATIHVDGKEYEVNGAENLLQACLSLGLDIPYFCWHPALGSVGACRQCAVKQYQNAEDTRGRLVMSCMTPAQDGTFISIDDAEAKTFRESVVEWLMTNHPHDCPVCEEGGNCHLQDMTVMTGHSFRRYRFTKRTHNNQELGPFISHEMNRCIACYRCVRYYKDYADGTDFGVYGAHDNVYFGRPESGTLESEFSGNLVEVCPTGVFTDKTHSERYNRKWDMQFAPSICQQCSVGCNTSPGERYGEIRRIENRFNGTVNHYFLCDRGRFGYGYVNLKDRPRQPQQRRGNDWIHLNADQAMQGAADLLRQAKKTIGIGSPRASLESNYALRELVGAENFYSGVEAGELSRLNLMQKILREGGIYTPALREMESYDAVLILGEDVTQTAARIALALRQAVKGKARAMAAAQRVADWQIAAIQNIGQRAKYPLFMTSIDDTRLDDIAALNYRAPVAEQARLGFAVAHALDNSAPAVEGLSDDVRKQVEVIVQALAGAKKPLIVTGSNAGYTPLIEAAANVAKALKARDLDVGITFIAAEANSMGLAMMNAPSIDDALVELEQGNADAVVVLENDLYRHAPAARVDAALAKAQSLIVVDHQRTEIMDKADLVLSAASFAESDGTLVNQEGRAQRFFQVYDPAYYDDPKKNTPSIMLESWRWLHSLHTTVESRHIDWTQLDQVIESCVKAYPQLQGIVDAAPDASFRIKGQKLAREPHRYSGRTAMRANISVHEPRQPQDKDTAFAFSMEGYSGPLEDRQQIPFAWAPGWNSPQAWNKFQAEVGGHLRHGDPGVRLIAAGEGSLAYFDAVPAAYQNAGWVVAPYYHLFGSDEMTQRAPVIQTRMPEAYVMVNPADAAQLGVNSGTVLELTVAEQKLTLPVRLSDNLQSGQIGLPLGLPGISPVLNGSKIDAIQETKVREAAL; encoded by the coding sequence ATGGCTACAATTCATGTAGACGGCAAAGAGTATGAAGTTAACGGGGCGGAGAACCTGCTACAGGCATGTCTCTCTCTCGGACTTGATATTCCTTACTTTTGCTGGCACCCGGCGCTGGGCAGCGTCGGTGCTTGCCGCCAGTGTGCGGTTAAGCAATACCAGAACGCGGAAGATACCCGCGGTCGTCTGGTAATGTCATGTATGACACCCGCGCAGGATGGAACCTTTATTTCCATCGATGATGCAGAAGCGAAAACGTTCCGTGAGAGCGTAGTGGAATGGTTAATGACTAACCATCCGCATGACTGTCCTGTGTGTGAAGAGGGCGGTAACTGCCATCTGCAAGATATGACGGTGATGACCGGTCATAGCTTCCGTCGCTATCGCTTCACCAAACGTACTCACAACAATCAGGAACTGGGGCCGTTTATTTCTCATGAAATGAACCGCTGCATCGCCTGTTACCGCTGTGTGCGTTACTACAAAGATTACGCTGATGGCACCGATTTCGGTGTGTATGGCGCGCACGACAACGTCTACTTTGGTCGCCCAGAAAGCGGCACGCTGGAGAGTGAATTCTCCGGTAACTTGGTCGAAGTGTGCCCAACCGGCGTATTCACCGATAAAACGCACTCCGAGCGTTATAACCGTAAATGGGACATGCAGTTTGCCCCAAGCATCTGCCAGCAGTGCAGCGTGGGTTGTAACACCAGTCCGGGCGAGCGCTACGGTGAAATTCGTCGTATCGAAAACCGTTTTAACGGCACCGTTAACCATTACTTCCTGTGTGACCGTGGCCGTTTCGGCTATGGCTATGTCAACCTGAAAGATCGTCCTCGCCAGCCGCAACAGCGTCGTGGTAACGACTGGATCCACCTGAATGCCGATCAGGCCATGCAGGGTGCGGCGGATCTGCTGCGTCAGGCGAAGAAAACCATCGGTATCGGCTCTCCGCGTGCCAGCCTCGAAAGCAACTATGCGCTACGTGAACTGGTAGGCGCGGAAAACTTCTACAGCGGCGTTGAAGCGGGTGAATTGAGCCGTTTGAATCTGATGCAAAAAATCCTGCGCGAGGGCGGTATCTATACCCCAGCTCTGCGTGAGATGGAAAGCTACGATGCGGTGCTGATCCTCGGTGAAGACGTGACCCAAACCGCTGCGCGTATCGCGTTAGCGCTGCGTCAGGCCGTGAAAGGCAAAGCGCGTGCGATGGCAGCGGCTCAGCGTGTGGCAGACTGGCAGATTGCGGCGATTCAAAACATTGGCCAACGTGCCAAGTATCCGCTGTTCATGACCAGCATTGACGACACTCGTTTGGATGATATTGCTGCGTTGAACTATCGCGCACCGGTCGCCGAACAAGCACGTTTAGGCTTCGCTGTGGCTCATGCGTTGGATAACTCAGCCCCTGCGGTTGAAGGTTTATCAGACGACGTGCGCAAGCAGGTTGAGGTGATCGTTCAGGCATTGGCTGGAGCGAAAAAACCGCTGATCGTAACGGGCAGCAATGCCGGTTACACACCGCTGATTGAAGCGGCAGCGAACGTTGCTAAAGCGTTGAAAGCGCGCGATCTGGATGTCGGTATCACCTTTATTGCCGCCGAAGCGAACAGCATGGGTCTGGCAATGATGAATGCACCGTCGATTGACGATGCGCTGGTTGAGCTGGAACAGGGCAACGCTGATGCCGTTGTGGTGTTGGAAAACGATCTTTATCGCCATGCGCCAGCCGCGCGTGTTGATGCCGCTTTGGCGAAAGCCCAAAGCCTGATCGTGGTCGATCATCAACGCACAGAAATCATGGATAAAGCCGATCTGGTGCTCTCTGCGGCAAGCTTTGCCGAAAGTGATGGCACCTTGGTTAACCAAGAAGGTCGCGCACAGCGCTTCTTCCAGGTTTACGATCCGGCTTATTACGACGATCCGAAGAAAAATACGCCGTCCATTATGTTGGAAAGCTGGCGTTGGTTGCATTCCCTGCACACCACCGTCGAAAGCCGCCATATCGACTGGACGCAGCTGGATCAAGTGATTGAATCTTGTGTGAAAGCCTACCCACAGCTGCAAGGCATCGTGGACGCGGCACCGGACGCAAGCTTCCGTATCAAAGGTCAGAAACTGGCTCGTGAACCGCACCGTTATAGTGGCCGCACCGCAATGCGCGCCAACATTAGCGTGCATGAACCGCGCCAGCCGCAGGACAAAGACACCGCGTTTGCGTTCTCAATGGAAGGGTACAGTGGTCCATTGGAAGATCGTCAGCAGATCCCATTTGCTTGGGCTCCGGGCTGGAACTCACCGCAGGCATGGAACAAATTCCAAGCCGAAGTCGGTGGGCATCTGCGCCACGGCGATCCGGGCGTGCGTTTAATCGCGGCCGGTGAAGGCTCATTGGCTTACTTCGACGCGGTACCTGCTGCCTATCAGAATGCGGGTTGGGTAGTTGCTCCTTACTACCATCTGTTTGGTAGCGACGAGATGACTCAGCGTGCACCGGTTATCCAAACCCGTATGCCAGAAGCGTACGTGATGGTAAATCCGGCGGATGCGGCGCAGTTGGGCGTGAACAGTGGAACGGTTCTGGAGCTGACTGTTGCAGAACAGAAACTGACGCTGCCAGTGCGCTTAAGCGATAATTTGCAGTCAGGTCAAATCGGTCTGCCTCTGGGTCTGCCAGGGATCTCTCCGGTGCTGAACGGAAGCAAAATTGACGCTATTCAGGAAACGAAAGTGCGGGAGGCAGCATTATGA
- the nuoI gene encoding NADH-quinone oxidoreductase subunit NuoI: MTLKELVVGFGTQVRSLWMIGLHAFAKRETQMYPEEPVYLPPRYRGRIVLTRDPDGEERCVACNLCAVACPVGCISLQKAETKDGRWYPEFFRINFSRCIFCGLCEEACPTTAIQLTPDFELGEFKRQDLVYEKEDLLISGPGKYPEYNFYRMAGMAIDGKAKGEAENEAKPIDVKGLLP, from the coding sequence ATGACATTGAAAGAGTTAGTGGTTGGTTTCGGCACCCAAGTGCGCAGCCTGTGGATGATTGGCTTGCATGCGTTTGCTAAGCGCGAAACCCAAATGTATCCGGAAGAGCCGGTATATCTGCCGCCTCGTTACCGTGGTCGTATCGTGTTAACCCGCGATCCCGACGGTGAAGAGCGCTGCGTTGCCTGTAACCTGTGTGCCGTTGCCTGTCCGGTTGGCTGTATTTCTTTGCAGAAAGCAGAAACCAAAGATGGTCGCTGGTATCCAGAGTTTTTCCGCATCAACTTCTCTCGCTGCATCTTCTGTGGTCTGTGTGAAGAAGCGTGTCCAACGACCGCTATTCAGCTAACGCCAGATTTTGAACTGGGTGAGTTTAAGCGTCAGGATTTGGTATACGAAAAAGAAGATCTTCTGATCTCGGGCCCGGGTAAATATCCGGAATATAACTTCTATCGTATGGCCGGTATGGCTATCGACGGCAAAGCGAAAGGCGAAGCCGAAAACGAAGCGAAGCCGATTGATGTTAAAGGTCTGCTGCCGTAG
- the nuoH gene encoding NADH-quinone oxidoreductase subunit NuoH: MSWLTPDVIDIILTVLKAVVILLVVVTCGAFMSFGERRLLGLFQNRYGPNRVGWGGSLQLVADMVKMFFKEDWVPRFSDRLIFTLAPMIAFSSLLLAFAIVPVSPTWMGADLNIGILFFLMMAGLAVYAVLFAGWSSNNKYSLLGAMRASAQTLSYEVFLGLSVMGVVAQADSFNMQAIVESQSHLWNVIPQFFGFLTFIIAGVAVCHRHPFDQPEAEQELADGYHIEYSGMKFGLFFVGEYIGIVTVSALIVTLFFGGWQGPFLPPVIWFAIKTAFFMVMFILVRASLPRPRYDQVMSFGWKICLPLTLLNLLATAAVILYNAQ, from the coding sequence ATGAGTTGGCTAACGCCAGACGTGATCGACATCATTCTCACCGTGCTTAAAGCGGTGGTGATTTTGCTGGTGGTGGTCACCTGTGGGGCATTTATGAGCTTCGGCGAACGTCGTTTGCTCGGCCTGTTCCAGAACCGTTATGGACCAAACCGTGTTGGCTGGGGCGGCTCGCTCCAGCTGGTTGCGGATATGGTCAAAATGTTCTTCAAAGAAGACTGGGTTCCACGCTTCTCCGATCGCCTGATCTTTACCTTGGCGCCGATGATTGCGTTCTCCTCTCTGTTGCTGGCTTTCGCAATTGTGCCTGTAAGCCCAACGTGGATGGGGGCCGATCTGAACATCGGTATTCTGTTCTTCTTGATGATGGCAGGTCTTGCGGTTTACGCCGTGCTGTTTGCCGGTTGGTCGAGCAACAACAAATACTCCTTGCTGGGTGCGATGCGTGCTTCTGCGCAGACGCTGAGCTATGAAGTGTTCCTCGGCCTTTCGGTGATGGGCGTGGTTGCGCAGGCTGACTCCTTCAACATGCAGGCTATCGTTGAATCACAGTCTCACCTGTGGAACGTCATCCCGCAGTTCTTTGGATTCCTGACCTTTATTATTGCCGGTGTTGCGGTATGTCACCGTCATCCATTTGACCAACCGGAAGCCGAGCAAGAACTGGCCGACGGTTACCACATTGAATATTCCGGGATGAAATTCGGTCTGTTCTTCGTGGGGGAATATATCGGGATCGTCACCGTATCAGCGCTGATTGTAACGCTGTTCTTCGGAGGCTGGCAGGGACCATTCCTGCCGCCGGTTATCTGGTTTGCAATCAAGACTGCCTTCTTCATGGTGATGTTTATTCTGGTGCGTGCGTCACTGCCGCGTCCTCGCTATGACCAGGTGATGTCATTCGGCTGGAAAATTTGCCTGCCGTTGACGCTGTTGAACCTGTTGGCGACCGCCGCCGTGATTTTGTATAACGCTCAATAA
- the nuoJ gene encoding NADH-quinone oxidoreductase subunit J: protein MEFAFYIAALVAVVATIRVISHANPVHALLYLIVSLLAIAAVFFSLGAYFAGALEIIVYAGAIMVLFVFVVMMLNLGNSVVEQERAWLKPTLWIGPSILSLILLAVLVYAIMSVNDQGISGDMIDAKAVGIALFGPYVLAVELVSMLLLAGLVVAFHVGREHKQGEVFSKAPEADANKAKAMAVKNKAEERA from the coding sequence ATGGAATTTGCATTCTACATTGCAGCGCTGGTGGCCGTGGTGGCAACGATCCGAGTGATCTCGCATGCCAATCCGGTTCACGCCTTGCTGTATTTGATCGTGTCGTTACTGGCGATTGCGGCGGTGTTCTTCTCTCTTGGCGCTTACTTTGCGGGTGCTTTGGAGATCATCGTTTATGCCGGTGCGATTATGGTTCTGTTCGTCTTCGTGGTCATGATGCTTAACCTCGGTAATTCGGTGGTGGAGCAAGAGCGCGCATGGTTGAAACCAACGCTGTGGATTGGGCCGAGCATTTTGTCTCTGATCCTGTTGGCGGTGCTGGTGTACGCCATTATGAGCGTGAACGATCAGGGGATCAGCGGCGACATGATTGACGCGAAAGCGGTCGGTATCGCGCTGTTTGGCCCGTATGTTCTGGCCGTTGAGTTGGTGTCTATGCTGTTGCTGGCTGGTCTAGTGGTGGCGTTCCATGTGGGACGCGAGCACAAGCAGGGCGAAGTCTTCAGCAAAGCGCCAGAAGCGGATGCCAATAAAGCCAAGGCTATGGCGGTAAAAAATAAGGCGGAGGAGCGAGCATGA
- the nuoF gene encoding NADH-quinone oxidoreductase subunit NuoF, whose amino-acid sequence MTIPSALVPTRSAESHPLTWRLRDDRQPVWLDEYRSKSGYQGAEKALKGMAQDEVVNLVKDAGLKGRGGAGFSTGLKWSLMPKDESMNIRYLLCNADEMEPGTYKDRLLMEQMPHLLVEGMLIAAFALKSYRGYIFLRGEYVEAAVNLRKAIEEAKAAGLLGKNILGSGFDFELFVHTGAGRYICGEETALINSLEGRRANPRSKPPFPASSGVWGKPTCVNNVETLCNVPAIIEHGVDWYKGLSAGKSEDAGTKLMGFSGRVKNPGLWELPFGTTAREILEDYAGGMRDGLTLKAWQPGGAGTDFLTGDHLDLPMDFASIGKAGSRLGTALAMAVDNEIGMVPLVRNLEEFFARESCGWCTPCRDGLPWSVKILRALERGEGQPGDIETLEQLCRHLGPGKTFCAHAPGAVEPLQSAIKYFREEFEAGIAAKDYGNLNAIKGIQPNLLKSRW is encoded by the coding sequence ATGACAATTCCTTCAGCTTTAGTTCCAACACGTTCAGCGGAAAGCCATCCGCTGACGTGGCGTTTACGCGATGACCGCCAGCCAGTGTGGCTGGATGAATATCGCAGTAAAAGTGGCTATCAGGGTGCTGAAAAAGCGCTCAAAGGCATGGCTCAGGATGAAGTCGTTAATCTGGTTAAAGACGCTGGCTTGAAAGGGCGCGGCGGTGCAGGTTTCTCCACCGGTTTGAAGTGGAGCCTGATGCCAAAAGATGAATCCATGAACATCCGTTACCTGCTGTGTAACGCCGATGAAATGGAGCCAGGTACCTACAAAGATCGTCTGCTGATGGAACAGATGCCGCACCTGCTGGTGGAAGGCATGCTGATCGCGGCGTTCGCGTTGAAATCCTACCGTGGTTATATCTTCCTGCGCGGAGAATATGTTGAAGCTGCGGTAAACCTGCGTAAAGCGATTGAAGAGGCCAAAGCGGCTGGCCTGCTGGGTAAAAATATCCTCGGCAGCGGCTTTGACTTCGAACTGTTTGTGCATACCGGTGCGGGTCGTTATATCTGCGGTGAAGAAACCGCATTGATTAACTCGCTGGAAGGTCGTCGTGCAAACCCACGTTCAAAACCGCCATTCCCTGCAAGCTCAGGGGTATGGGGTAAACCAACGTGCGTCAACAACGTTGAAACTCTGTGTAACGTACCTGCAATTATCGAGCACGGCGTAGACTGGTACAAAGGTCTGTCTGCCGGTAAGAGCGAAGATGCGGGTACTAAACTCATGGGCTTCTCCGGCCGTGTGAAGAATCCAGGCCTGTGGGAACTGCCGTTTGGCACCACCGCACGCGAGATTCTGGAAGATTACGCCGGTGGTATGCGCGATGGTTTAACGCTCAAAGCGTGGCAGCCAGGCGGGGCAGGGACTGACTTCCTGACCGGCGATCATCTGGATCTGCCAATGGACTTTGCCAGCATTGGTAAAGCGGGTAGCCGTTTAGGTACCGCGTTGGCAATGGCCGTGGATAACGAAATTGGCATGGTGCCATTGGTACGCAACCTAGAAGAATTCTTCGCTCGCGAATCCTGCGGCTGGTGTACACCATGCCGTGATGGTTTGCCGTGGAGCGTAAAAATCCTGCGTGCCCTTGAGCGTGGTGAAGGTCAACCGGGCGATATTGAGACGCTAGAACAGCTGTGCCGTCATTTAGGCCCAGGTAAAACGTTCTGCGCGCATGCGCCAGGTGCGGTTGAGCCACTGCAAAGCGCCATTAAATATTTCCGCGAAGAGTTTGAAGCAGGTATTGCCGCGAAAGATTACGGCAACTTGAATGCCATTAAGGGCATTCAGCCAAACCTGCTGAAATCGCGCTGGTAA
- the nuoL gene encoding NADH-quinone oxidoreductase subunit L — MNLLYLTILLPLIGFLLLAFSRGRWSENTSAIIGVGSIGLAALVTAYVGFDFLSQKADGVQVFNQHLWNWMAVGDFGIPVTLTLDGLSLTMLSVVTGVGFFIHMFASWYMRGEEGYSRFFAYTNLFIASMVVLVLADNLLLMYLGWEGVGLCSYLLIGFYYTNPANGAAAMKAFIVTRVGDVFLAIGLFILYNELGTLNIRELMILAPQKLEVGSAAITWATLMLLGGAVGKSAQLPLQTWLADAMAGPTPVSALIHAATMVTAGVYLIARTHGLFLMAPEVLHLVGIVGAVTLVLAGFAALVQTDIKRVLAYSTMSQIGYMFLALGVQAWDAAIFHLMTHAFFKALLFLSSGSVILACHHEQNIFKMGGLRKSLPLVYICFLVGGAALSALPIVTAGFYSKDEILWGALASGHVNLMTAGLVGAFLTSLYTFRMIFIVFHGEAHTKAHAGKGIAHSLPLIVLLVLSTFIGALITPPLAGVLPESHGGEAGKMTLEIISGVVAIVGILLAAVLYLGKRQFVNSVAQSAPGRFFSTWWFHAWGFDWLYNMIFVKPFKAIAYLLQRDPLNSLMNLFAVFARWGNRGLAVSENGQLRWYMASMGVGAVVVLALLLLVK, encoded by the coding sequence ATGAACCTACTCTACTTAACAATATTGCTACCGTTAATCGGGTTCTTGCTGTTGGCATTTTCCCGTGGTCGCTGGTCAGAAAATACGTCGGCCATCATCGGTGTCGGTTCTATCGGGCTGGCTGCGCTGGTTACCGCCTATGTGGGTTTTGATTTCTTAAGTCAAAAAGCCGACGGCGTGCAGGTGTTCAACCAACATCTGTGGAACTGGATGGCCGTGGGTGACTTCGGTATTCCTGTCACCTTAACGCTGGACGGTCTATCGCTGACCATGCTGTCTGTGGTCACCGGCGTGGGCTTCTTCATTCATATGTTCGCCTCTTGGTATATGCGCGGTGAAGAGGGCTACTCGCGTTTCTTCGCTTATACCAACCTGTTTATCGCCAGCATGGTGGTATTGGTTCTGGCGGATAACCTGCTGCTGATGTATCTGGGCTGGGAAGGGGTAGGGCTGTGCAGTTATCTGCTGATTGGCTTCTACTACACTAATCCGGCTAACGGTGCGGCGGCAATGAAGGCGTTCATCGTGACTCGCGTGGGTGACGTGTTCTTGGCGATTGGCCTGTTCATTCTTTACAACGAACTGGGCACGCTGAACATCCGTGAACTGATGATTCTAGCTCCGCAAAAACTGGAAGTAGGCTCGGCCGCGATTACGTGGGCGACGCTGATGCTGCTGGGCGGTGCCGTAGGTAAATCAGCACAGCTGCCGTTGCAAACATGGTTAGCGGATGCGATGGCGGGTCCAACGCCGGTTTCTGCTTTGATCCATGCCGCGACCATGGTTACCGCGGGTGTCTACCTGATTGCACGTACGCACGGCCTGTTCCTGATGGCGCCAGAAGTACTGCATTTGGTGGGTATTGTTGGTGCGGTCACGTTGGTGCTGGCTGGTTTCGCCGCGCTGGTACAAACCGACATCAAACGCGTGCTGGCTTACTCAACCATGAGTCAAATCGGCTACATGTTCTTGGCGCTGGGCGTTCAAGCATGGGATGCGGCAATCTTCCATCTGATGACGCATGCGTTCTTTAAAGCGCTGCTGTTCCTCTCTTCTGGTTCGGTGATTTTGGCCTGCCACCACGAGCAGAACATCTTCAAAATGGGTGGGTTGCGTAAATCGCTGCCGCTGGTTTACATCTGCTTCTTGGTCGGTGGGGCTGCGCTATCTGCGTTGCCAATCGTCACCGCGGGCTTCTACAGTAAAGATGAAATCCTGTGGGGTGCGTTGGCTTCCGGCCACGTCAACCTGATGACTGCGGGCTTGGTGGGTGCGTTCCTGACGTCGCTGTATACCTTCCGTATGATTTTCATTGTGTTTCATGGCGAAGCACACACCAAAGCACATGCGGGCAAAGGCATTGCGCATAGCCTGCCGCTGATTGTGTTGCTGGTGCTTTCTACCTTCATCGGTGCGTTGATTACGCCACCGTTGGCGGGTGTGTTACCAGAAAGCCACGGCGGTGAAGCGGGTAAAATGACGTTAGAAATTATCTCCGGCGTCGTGGCTATCGTTGGCATCCTGCTGGCTGCTGTCTTGTACCTTGGGAAACGTCAGTTTGTGAATAGCGTGGCGCAGAGCGCGCCGGGTCGCTTCTTCTCAACGTGGTGGTTCCATGCATGGGGCTTTGACTGGCTGTACAACATGATCTTTGTTAAGCCGTTTAAAGCGATTGCTTACCTGTTACAGCGCGATCCGCTAAACAGCCTGATGAACCTGTTCGCCGTCTTTGCGCGTTGGGGTAATCGTGGTCTTGCGGTGAGTGAAAACGGTCAGTTGCGCTGGTATATGGCATCTATGGGTGTGGGCGCAGTAGTCGTATTGGCTCTGTTGTTATTGGTTAAGTGA
- the nuoK gene encoding NADH-quinone oxidoreductase subunit NuoK, with product MIPLQHGLILAAILFVLGLTGLLIRRNLLFMLISLEIMINAAALAFVVAGSYWGQADGQVMYILAISLAAAEASIGLALLLQLHRRRNTLNIDTVSEMRG from the coding sequence ATGATCCCGTTACAACACGGTTTAATTCTGGCGGCCATCCTGTTTGTACTGGGACTGACCGGCCTGTTAATCCGGCGCAATCTGCTGTTTATGCTGATTAGCTTGGAAATCATGATCAACGCGGCTGCTTTGGCATTCGTGGTGGCGGGGAGCTATTGGGGACAAGCAGATGGTCAGGTGATGTACATTCTGGCGATAAGCTTGGCCGCGGCGGAAGCGAGTATTGGCTTGGCGCTGTTGCTGCAATTGCATCGTCGTCGCAACACCCTGAATATCGATACTGTCAGTGAGATGCGCGGATGA